The Gloeomargarita sp. SKYB120 genome includes a window with the following:
- the rimM gene encoding ribosome maturation factor RimM (Essential for efficient processing of 16S rRNA), with product MREIGRILAPHALRGEVKVLSLTDFPERFTQPGVRWYSLPQQPQPQPLTLVRSRPVPGKRLYIVQFQEIQTPEQALQLRGATLWVSEADRPHLEPDEFYVPDLIGLTAWHAGAMLGRVTAVIPAGNDLLEITTPTGQVHWVPFVPELVPVVNLAEGRLELVLPPGLLELNQAPSPQRRSA from the coding sequence ATGCGCGAAATCGGTCGAATCCTAGCGCCCCATGCCCTACGCGGGGAGGTCAAAGTCTTGTCCCTTACCGACTTTCCCGAGCGGTTTACCCAGCCGGGGGTGCGTTGGTATTCCCTACCGCAGCAGCCGCAACCCCAACCCTTGACGCTGGTGCGTTCTCGTCCTGTACCGGGCAAACGCCTGTACATTGTCCAATTTCAGGAAATTCAAACCCCTGAACAAGCTCTACAGCTTCGGGGCGCGACGCTGTGGGTGTCGGAGGCAGACCGTCCTCATCTGGAGCCGGATGAATTCTACGTACCCGACTTAATTGGTCTCACCGCCTGGCATGCCGGTGCGATGTTGGGGCGGGTCACGGCGGTGATTCCCGCCGGTAACGATTTGTTAGAAATTACCACGCCGACCGGCCAAGTGCATTGGGTGCCCTTTGTGCCGGAACTGGTGCCGGTGGTGAATCTGGCGGAGGGACGACTGGAACTTGTGTTGCCGCCCGGACTCCTGGAATTAAACCAAGCGCCATCGCCTCAGCGTCGGTCTGCGTAA
- a CDS encoding PAS domain S-box protein, translated as MALPPKKTKTTFPWVNRVLLGFSAATVMLVVGGNALLRSWQAQMASEEWVRHTEQVLRSLTQIEAQLATLKSQHRSYLLTGEAENLRDYEVTRTDLQLTLQTLRHLIQDNAAQQARWDRLHTLTTTTLLHWDQSIRLYQQQGQPASIRAVRSEAQRRLTQEVRELLEAMRRTEEYLLQQRLDRLAAVNQQAQHLFSGGLVLNFAILWATAVFVARQIQARQQAQQAAQQETHLTEAIFQTTPALILALDDDGRVVRWNRFCEELSGYTLADVNRQPVWELLVPPEEQESVRAAFAQLLQGQPLTAYENHWRTRTGDKRLIRWTATLLTDHQRETEYVIAAGIDITEEQAARQALAASEARYRDLFENAYDLIQSVDMQGRFLYVNRAWKQTLGYSDEEIVGLTIWDVLHPDAREACREKFQQLLATGTLPFVELRVRTRDGETRLLEGSTSCSYNERGCPVATRGIFRDVTDRKRAEAELARQNRRLQIFNDITLKIRQSLDLPVILQTTVDEVQKIIQADRTFIYALDQQAVVAQACCGDCTLSDDWTDQWYQSIADELAWLRQGQLLVTDELTTQLGRLQALGIQAQLVVPLMRKAELWGMLVCHQYAKPRIWNAFEQDLLTQLADQVGVALTQAHLLQELEQARRAAEESSRVKSAFLANMSHEIRTPMNAVLGMTGLLLETPLTPEQRDFVNTIRVSGDTLLNLINEILDLSKLEAGQVELEALDFEVLTVVEEVVDLLAPQAHVKGLEIAALVDPQVPSWVRGDATRLRQVLMNLVSNAIKFTERGEVVIRVQPGEHPPLLLFSVTDTGIGIPPEVQSRLFRPFTQADVSTTRKFGGTGLGLAICKQLVTLMGGEIGLESTPGQGSRFFFTVPLPAVAAPTAEAPALSTQPLEGKALLVVDDHPINRKVVRYHASRWGLEVEEAASAAEALAKMRQRSYAVVLVDMNMPEVDGLTLGRQVKADAQLAQTPLIMLTSSPLQEHAQQAQAIGFAAHLVKPVKASRLLDTIMNVLEGTLTPATTAMPSPASTVPVSTLRILLAEDNPVNQKVALKQLESLGYKADVAANGQEALEMALRFPYDLVLMDCQMPVLDGFAATRRLHELHREGRLPQRPIVVALTANAMKEDREKCLAAGMDDYLSKPVHKEELRQVLQRWQTYLHGPCAKSVES; from the coding sequence ATGGCCTTGCCCCCGAAAAAAACCAAGACAACTTTTCCCTGGGTGAACCGCGTGCTGTTGGGGTTCAGCGCCGCCACGGTGATGTTGGTGGTGGGTGGAAACGCCCTGCTGCGCAGCTGGCAGGCGCAAATGGCCTCCGAGGAGTGGGTGCGCCATACGGAGCAGGTGTTGCGGTCCCTAACCCAAATCGAAGCGCAGCTAGCGACCCTGAAAAGCCAGCACCGCAGTTATCTCCTAACCGGTGAGGCGGAGAACCTGCGGGATTACGAGGTAACCCGCACCGACCTGCAACTGACCCTGCAGACTCTACGGCATTTGATCCAGGACAACGCCGCCCAGCAGGCCCGCTGGGACCGGCTCCACACCCTTACCACCACCACGTTGCTCCACTGGGACCAGAGCATTCGGTTGTACCAGCAGCAGGGGCAACCGGCCAGTATCCGGGCCGTGCGTTCCGAGGCCCAACGCCGTCTGACTCAGGAGGTGCGGGAGCTACTGGAGGCGATGCGCCGGACAGAGGAATACCTGCTGCAACAACGGCTAGACCGGTTAGCGGCCGTCAACCAGCAAGCCCAGCACCTGTTCAGCGGCGGGCTGGTGTTGAATTTTGCAATCCTGTGGGCAACAGCGGTGTTTGTGGCGCGGCAAATCCAAGCGCGTCAGCAGGCCCAGCAGGCTGCCCAGCAGGAGACCCACCTCACGGAGGCCATCTTCCAAACCACCCCCGCCTTGATCCTGGCGCTGGATGACGACGGGCGAGTGGTACGCTGGAACCGGTTTTGCGAAGAACTCAGCGGCTACACCCTGGCCGACGTCAACCGACAACCGGTCTGGGAACTGCTGGTGCCACCGGAGGAACAGGAGAGTGTGCGAGCTGCCTTTGCCCAACTGCTGCAGGGTCAGCCCTTGACCGCCTACGAAAACCACTGGCGCACCCGCACTGGCGACAAGCGCTTGATCCGCTGGACTGCCACCCTGCTGACCGACCACCAGCGGGAGACCGAGTACGTCATCGCCGCTGGGATTGACATCACCGAGGAACAGGCTGCGCGCCAAGCCCTGGCCGCCAGCGAAGCCCGCTACCGGGATTTGTTTGAAAACGCCTACGACCTGATCCAAAGCGTGGATATGCAGGGGCGGTTCCTGTACGTGAATCGGGCCTGGAAACAGACTCTGGGCTACAGCGATGAGGAGATTGTCGGTTTAACCATTTGGGACGTCCTCCATCCCGACGCCCGCGAGGCCTGCCGCGAGAAATTCCAGCAGTTGCTGGCGACGGGGACGCTCCCCTTTGTGGAGTTGCGGGTGCGGACGCGGGATGGGGAAACCCGCCTGCTTGAGGGCAGCACCAGTTGTTCCTATAACGAGCGGGGTTGTCCGGTCGCCACGCGGGGGATTTTCCGGGATGTGACCGACCGCAAACGGGCGGAAGCCGAGCTGGCGCGCCAGAATCGCCGGTTGCAAATTTTTAACGACATCACCCTGAAAATCCGCCAAAGCTTAGACTTGCCGGTGATCCTGCAAACCACCGTGGACGAGGTGCAAAAGATCATCCAGGCCGACCGCACATTTATCTACGCGCTCGACCAGCAAGCGGTGGTGGCCCAGGCCTGTTGCGGCGACTGTACCCTTAGCGACGACTGGACGGACCAGTGGTATCAAAGCATAGCGGACGAGCTGGCCTGGCTGCGGCAAGGGCAACTCCTGGTGACCGATGAACTCACCACCCAGCTAGGGCGACTGCAGGCGCTGGGGATCCAGGCCCAACTGGTGGTGCCCCTGATGCGTAAGGCAGAGCTGTGGGGGATGCTGGTCTGTCACCAGTACGCCAAACCCCGCATCTGGAATGCCTTTGAACAGGACTTGCTCACCCAGTTGGCGGACCAAGTGGGGGTAGCCCTGACCCAAGCCCATTTGCTGCAGGAGCTGGAGCAGGCGCGGCGGGCCGCTGAGGAGTCGTCGCGGGTCAAAAGCGCCTTTTTGGCCAACATGAGCCACGAGATTCGCACCCCGATGAACGCCGTGCTGGGGATGACCGGTCTGCTGCTAGAGACCCCCTTGACCCCCGAGCAGCGCGACTTTGTCAATACCATTCGGGTCAGCGGCGACACTCTGTTGAATCTCATCAACGAAATTCTCGACCTGTCCAAGCTCGAGGCGGGCCAGGTGGAACTGGAGGCGCTCGACTTTGAGGTGTTGACGGTGGTGGAGGAGGTGGTGGACCTGCTGGCGCCCCAGGCCCACGTCAAGGGGCTAGAGATCGCCGCGCTGGTAGACCCACAGGTGCCCTCCTGGGTGCGGGGTGACGCCACCCGCCTACGCCAGGTGTTGATGAACCTAGTGAGCAACGCCATCAAATTCACCGAACGCGGCGAAGTGGTGATCCGGGTGCAACCAGGGGAACACCCGCCCTTGCTGCTGTTTAGCGTCACCGACACAGGGATTGGCATCCCACCGGAGGTGCAAAGCCGTCTGTTTCGTCCCTTTACCCAGGCGGATGTCTCCACCACCCGCAAATTCGGCGGCACGGGGTTGGGCCTGGCCATCTGCAAGCAACTAGTGACCTTGATGGGGGGTGAAATCGGGCTAGAGAGCACCCCTGGACAGGGGTCGCGCTTTTTCTTCACCGTGCCCTTGCCCGCCGTAGCGGCACCGACAGCGGAAGCTCCGGCGCTTTCGACCCAACCGCTGGAGGGCAAGGCGCTGCTGGTGGTGGACGACCATCCCATCAACCGCAAGGTGGTGCGCTACCACGCGAGCCGCTGGGGATTGGAAGTCGAAGAAGCAGCTTCGGCGGCCGAAGCACTGGCAAAAATGCGGCAGCGGTCCTACGCGGTGGTGCTGGTGGACATGAACATGCCTGAGGTGGACGGGTTAACGCTAGGGCGGCAGGTCAAAGCCGACGCCCAACTGGCCCAGACACCCCTGATCATGCTCACTTCCAGTCCCCTGCAGGAGCATGCGCAACAGGCACAAGCGATTGGGTTTGCCGCCCATCTGGTCAAACCCGTCAAGGCCTCCCGTTTGCTGGATACGATTATGAATGTGCTGGAGGGCACCCTGACGCCGGCAACAACGGCGATGCCCAGCCCCGCTTCCACTGTGCCTGTTAGTACCCTGCGCATTCTCCTAGCGGAGGACAATCCTGTGAATCAGAAGGTGGCCCTCAAACAACTGGAAAGCCTAGGCTACAAAGCCGACGTGGCGGCCAATGGTCAGGAGGCCCTGGAAATGGCGTTGCGTTTCCCCTACGACCTGGTGCTGATGGACTGTCAAATGCCGGTGCTGGACGGGTTTGCTGCGACGCGCCGCCTGCACGAATTGCACCGGGAGGGGCGGTTGCCCCAGCGCCCGATTGTGGTGGCCTTGACCGCCAACGCCATGAAGGAGGACCGGGAGAAATGCCTGGCCGCCGGGATGGACGACTACCTGAGCAAGCCCGTCCACAAGGAGGAGTTGCGGCAAGTCCTGCAGCGGTGGCAGACCTACCTGCACGGCCCATGCGCGAAATCGGTCGAATCCTAG
- a CDS encoding energy-coupling factor transporter transmembrane protein EcfT, with protein sequence MDLLRSLPLGLYLESPQTWLHWLDARVKLGWLMALLLTPILANGLWRGVLVALLVALTLLSGLPPRVWRKQLGGLAAFCLVLLVVIALAPDGLAVTTQPRLPSEDGTPPTSYDYVLWRWHWFTVTQRSWQLAWRLSSLFFTLVYATHLYLLTTPSEAIAAAMTWCLQPLRRWGWPVAEISLSLTLALRFIPLVLEEVQNLVRSVQMRGIRWSKLKLRQVIQVWLRVAERLLVNLFLRAEQVATAMVVRGYQPGQAPPLHWRPARWQWGDTLAVLALLGLCGARWVYGGS encoded by the coding sequence ATGGACCTGCTGCGCTCGTTGCCCCTGGGTCTTTACCTGGAATCCCCCCAGACTTGGTTGCACTGGCTGGATGCGCGGGTGAAGTTAGGCTGGTTGATGGCCCTCCTGCTGACGCCCATCCTGGCCAATGGTCTCTGGCGTGGGGTATTGGTAGCCCTGCTGGTGGCGCTAACCCTGCTTTCCGGTCTACCCCCGCGGGTGTGGCGCAAGCAACTGGGCGGTTTGGCCGCCTTTTGCCTGGTCTTGCTGGTGGTCATTGCCCTGGCGCCGGACGGTTTGGCGGTGACGACGCAACCGCGTTTACCCTCTGAGGACGGCACGCCGCCGACCTCCTACGACTACGTGCTGTGGCGCTGGCACTGGTTCACGGTCACCCAGCGCTCCTGGCAATTGGCCTGGCGGTTAAGCAGTTTGTTTTTCACGCTGGTCTATGCCACCCACCTGTACCTGCTGACGACCCCCAGCGAAGCGATTGCAGCGGCCATGACCTGGTGTTTACAACCCCTGCGGCGTTGGGGATGGCCGGTGGCAGAAATCAGCCTCAGTTTGACCCTGGCGCTGCGGTTTATCCCCCTGGTGTTGGAGGAGGTGCAAAATCTGGTGCGGTCGGTGCAGATGCGGGGGATTCGTTGGTCCAAGTTGAAATTGCGGCAGGTCATCCAGGTGTGGCTGCGAGTGGCCGAGCGACTGCTGGTAAATTTGTTTCTCCGAGCGGAACAGGTGGCGACGGCGATGGTGGTGCGGGGCTATCAACCCGGTCAAGCGCCTCCGTTGCACTGGCGACCAGCGCGATGGCAGTGGGGCGATACGCTCGCAGTGCTGGCCCTGCTGGGATTGTGCGGCGCACGCTGGGTCTATGGTGGGAGCTAA
- a CDS encoding anthranilate synthase component I: MVGANWVWREWPLEGRTGSQVFARLGLTQPVAALLESPPGSGGRYSLCAAGQRWVALEVQSLLPWMRRHLRRVPQLGAPEPVPFAGGWWGWLAYEAVWGWERLPPLAPDPLPFPVGFWFQPDWCAVLDHQENRLYLGAGDGDQLRTLAQQLHRAAELDFPDQAPNGPVQWQLSPWDYQQRVQKVQAHIRAGDIFQANLSVRFGVPTAAHPWRVYQRLTRLNPSPFACYWQTPWGQVVSCSPERLVQVQGDRIETRPIAGTRPRGRTPAEDSALAAELQQHPKERAEHIMLVDLERNDLGRVCQTGSVQVAELLTIERYSHVMHLVSRITGKLRPQWTPADVFQAVFPGGTITGCPKVRCMEILQMLEPQRRNLFYGSCGYWDWRGRADWNILIRTLLFPAGAGMAWGQVGAGIVSDSDPEREWRESLQKAQAQLVALGVPDDKSLGSWA, encoded by the coding sequence ATGGTGGGAGCTAACTGGGTCTGGCGGGAATGGCCTCTGGAAGGACGCACCGGTAGCCAGGTGTTTGCCCGGTTAGGGTTGACCCAGCCGGTAGCGGCGCTGCTGGAAAGCCCGCCAGGGAGTGGGGGGCGGTATTCCCTGTGTGCTGCTGGTCAGCGCTGGGTGGCCCTGGAGGTCCAGTCGTTGCTCCCCTGGATGCGCCGCCACTTACGACGTGTGCCCCAGCTTGGAGCGCCGGAGCCTGTTCCCTTTGCGGGCGGCTGGTGGGGCTGGCTGGCCTACGAAGCGGTATGGGGCTGGGAACGCTTGCCCCCCTTGGCGCCCGACCCGTTGCCCTTTCCAGTGGGGTTTTGGTTTCAACCGGATTGGTGCGCCGTTTTGGACCACCAGGAGAACCGGCTATACCTAGGCGCAGGCGATGGCGACCAGCTCCGAACCCTGGCGCAGCAGTTGCACCGCGCGGCAGAACTCGATTTTCCCGACCAAGCGCCGAACGGTCCGGTGCAATGGCAATTATCTCCCTGGGACTACCAGCAGCGGGTACAGAAGGTGCAGGCCCATATCCGGGCAGGAGACATTTTCCAGGCCAACTTGTCGGTGCGGTTCGGGGTGCCGACGGCGGCCCATCCCTGGCGCGTCTATCAGCGCTTGACCCGGTTGAATCCGTCTCCCTTCGCCTGCTACTGGCAGACACCCTGGGGCCAAGTGGTCAGTTGCTCGCCGGAGCGCCTGGTGCAGGTGCAGGGAGATAGAATCGAAACCCGTCCGATTGCTGGCACACGACCTCGGGGACGCACGCCCGCCGAGGATAGCGCCCTGGCGGCGGAACTGCAACAACACCCCAAGGAGCGGGCCGAACACATCATGCTGGTGGATTTAGAGCGCAACGACCTGGGACGGGTGTGCCAGACCGGTTCCGTGCAGGTGGCGGAGCTGTTGACCATCGAGCGTTACAGTCATGTGATGCACCTGGTAAGCCGGATTACTGGCAAACTGCGCCCGCAATGGACGCCTGCGGACGTGTTCCAAGCGGTGTTTCCTGGGGGCACCATCACCGGCTGTCCCAAGGTTCGTTGTATGGAAATCCTCCAGATGCTGGAACCCCAGCGCCGCAACTTGTTTTACGGGTCCTGCGGCTACTGGGACTGGCGAGGCCGGGCTGATTGGAATATCTTGATCCGCACGTTGCTGTTTCCGGCGGGTGCCGGCATGGCCTGGGGACAGGTGGGCGCGGGCATTGTCAGCGACAGCGACCCTGAGCGGGAGTGGCGTGAATCGCTGCAAAAGGCCCAGGCGCAACTTGTGGCATTAGGTGTCCCGGACGACAAATCCCTTGGCAGTTGGGCTTAA
- a CDS encoding cation:proton antiporter, which translates to MLDSLIALILCGFLGGQIAQRLRVPALVGMVLVGIALGPQGLQVLRPELLAGASDVRVIAVMVILMKAGLGLDREKLKQQGTVALRLGFLPALGEMVVVAIAAAALLTFDWQRGLLLGCVLGAESPAVIVPGMLRLKSLGWGVDKGIPDAILTGSALSDVLLLLLFNLLMGWLTAQTETASLWWWPVQVLAQVGLGVALGWLMAQVLVWLFVRQNWTQNAVQEGLLTAALALSLVVGAERLPWYSGYLAVMATGFFLIEVDAPLARRLRGSFDGLWVGAELFLFVLLGASIPLAVLGTIWRDGLLILALGTLVGRGLGWWLSTWGSNWNPRERLFLLAGNSAKATVQAAIGALPLAAGIPGGEQILALAALSILVTAPLGAWAIPTFAPRLLSRGPVDPTKVSVGQPVVVLAAVDVSPLAVAVLTKAAELARRSDGRVVVLHVVQVADPAGITWLRQQTNRLLADIRHELLCVEGAVVETILRTAATVGATEIVMGKRGQRPELLMGSVSQAVLESSPLPVVVVEESR; encoded by the coding sequence GTGCTAGATAGCCTCATCGCGCTGATTCTCTGCGGTTTTTTGGGAGGACAGATTGCCCAGCGATTGCGGGTACCGGCGCTGGTGGGCATGGTGCTGGTGGGCATAGCGCTCGGCCCCCAGGGGTTGCAGGTGCTCCGTCCCGAACTACTGGCGGGGGCGTCGGATGTGCGGGTCATCGCCGTGATGGTGATTTTGATGAAGGCGGGCCTGGGACTCGACCGGGAAAAACTGAAGCAGCAGGGCACTGTGGCCCTACGCCTGGGTTTTCTCCCAGCGCTCGGGGAGATGGTGGTCGTGGCGATAGCGGCGGCGGCCCTGTTGACCTTTGATTGGCAACGGGGACTGCTTCTGGGCTGTGTGCTAGGGGCGGAATCACCGGCGGTGATTGTCCCCGGCATGTTGCGGCTCAAGAGTTTGGGCTGGGGCGTGGACAAGGGCATCCCCGACGCCATCTTGACGGGGAGCGCCCTCTCAGATGTGCTGCTGCTGTTGCTGTTCAATTTGTTGATGGGCTGGTTGACGGCGCAAACCGAAACCGCCAGTCTCTGGTGGTGGCCGGTGCAGGTGCTGGCCCAAGTCGGGTTGGGGGTTGCGCTGGGCTGGTTAATGGCCCAGGTGCTGGTGTGGTTGTTCGTCCGGCAAAACTGGACTCAGAATGCGGTGCAGGAGGGACTGCTGACGGCAGCCCTAGCCCTGTCACTTGTCGTCGGCGCTGAACGCCTCCCCTGGTATTCCGGTTACCTGGCGGTGATGGCCACGGGCTTTTTTCTCATCGAAGTGGACGCTCCCCTAGCCCGACGGTTGCGGGGGAGTTTCGACGGTCTGTGGGTGGGCGCGGAGTTGTTTTTGTTCGTCCTGCTGGGGGCGAGTATTCCTCTAGCGGTGCTGGGAACGATCTGGCGCGACGGACTCTTGATCCTGGCGCTCGGGACACTGGTGGGTCGAGGGTTGGGCTGGTGGCTCTCCACCTGGGGCAGCAACTGGAATCCCCGAGAACGGCTCTTTCTGCTGGCGGGGAATTCCGCCAAAGCTACGGTGCAGGCGGCGATTGGGGCCTTACCCCTGGCGGCGGGCATCCCCGGGGGCGAGCAGATCCTAGCCCTGGCGGCCCTTTCTATCCTGGTGACGGCTCCCCTGGGCGCTTGGGCAATTCCCACCTTTGCGCCGCGATTGCTCAGCCGAGGCCCGGTAGACCCCACCAAGGTCAGTGTGGGACAGCCAGTGGTGGTGTTGGCGGCGGTGGATGTGTCCCCCCTGGCGGTGGCGGTGTTGACCAAGGCCGCCGAGTTGGCCCGCCGTAGCGATGGCCGGGTGGTGGTTCTCCATGTCGTGCAAGTAGCCGACCCCGCAGGCATCACTTGGTTGCGCCAGCAAACCAACCGTCTCCTGGCTGATATTCGCCACGAGTTGCTCTGCGTCGAAGGGGCGGTCGTGGAAACCATCCTGCGCACGGCGGCAACGGTGGGGGCGACCGAAATCGTCATGGGCAAGCGGGGACAACGCCCGGAACTGCTCATGGGTTCCGTGTCACAGGCGGTCCTGGAAAGCAGTCCCTTGCCCGTGGTTGTGGTCGAGGAGTCGCGCTAG
- the nusB gene encoding transcription antitermination factor NusB, whose amino-acid sequence MQPRRVARELALLGLSQMAPGKAVDLEELILAAIRTLTQELEDTLEQASSTLKRAYEQLELHPASAQAHLQEAMEATRTAINYLGTATHLPEWVYLAGQAEVRQFALTLLQTWYAHRQEIDDLMQRGIRGWQLHRLHRMERDILRLATTEMVFLETPVQVVMNEAVELAKRYCGADSYRFINGTLRQIYLVHQAETAAQP is encoded by the coding sequence ATGCAACCCCGGCGCGTGGCGCGCGAGCTGGCCTTGTTGGGCTTGAGTCAGATGGCGCCAGGCAAGGCGGTTGACCTGGAGGAGTTGATCCTGGCGGCGATTCGCACCTTGACCCAGGAACTGGAGGACACCCTAGAGCAAGCCAGCAGCACTTTGAAGCGGGCCTATGAGCAGTTGGAATTGCACCCGGCCAGCGCCCAGGCCCATCTCCAGGAGGCGATGGAGGCTACCCGTACGGCGATTAACTACCTGGGAACCGCGACCCATTTGCCAGAGTGGGTGTACCTGGCGGGCCAAGCAGAGGTGCGTCAGTTTGCCCTGACCTTGCTTCAAACCTGGTACGCCCACCGCCAGGAAATTGACGACCTGATGCAACGGGGCATCCGCGGCTGGCAGCTCCACCGGCTGCATCGCATGGAGCGGGATATTCTCCGGCTGGCGACGACGGAAATGGTGTTTCTGGAGACGCCGGTGCAAGTCGTGATGAACGAAGCGGTGGAGTTGGCCAAGCGCTACTGCGGGGCCGACAGCTACCGGTTTATCAACGGCACGCTGCGCCAGATTTACCTGGTGCATCAGGCGGAAACCGCCGCCCAACCCTAG
- a CDS encoding DUF502 domain-containing protein, with product MSTWRQDLKNDLIAGLLVVIPLATTIWITFVTANWVVRLLTRIPKQLNPLNLPPLLQDLVNLCVGLTVPLVGILLIGLMARNIVGRWLLNLGEQILQQIPLAGSVYRTLKQLLETLLRDSGQKFSRVVLVEYPRRDVWAVAFVTGTPGEVIERALPVPRQETLVSVFIPSTPNPATGWYAMVPERDIVPLPISVEDAFKLLVSGGIVNPTLAGSPESLLPSERV from the coding sequence ATGTCCACTTGGCGGCAGGACCTGAAGAATGACCTGATTGCGGGATTGCTGGTGGTCATCCCCCTAGCGACCACGATTTGGATCACCTTTGTCACGGCCAACTGGGTGGTCCGGCTGTTGACCCGCATCCCCAAGCAGTTGAACCCCCTGAATTTACCGCCCCTGTTGCAGGACCTGGTGAATTTGTGCGTAGGGTTGACGGTGCCGCTGGTGGGCATTTTGCTCATCGGGCTGATGGCGCGCAATATCGTGGGCCGGTGGTTGTTGAACCTAGGGGAGCAGATTCTGCAGCAAATTCCCCTGGCCGGGTCGGTCTACCGAACGCTGAAGCAACTGTTGGAAACGCTGTTGCGGGACTCGGGTCAAAAATTCAGCCGGGTGGTGCTGGTGGAATATCCCCGCCGAGATGTGTGGGCGGTGGCCTTCGTGACTGGGACACCAGGGGAGGTGATTGAGCGCGCCTTGCCGGTGCCGCGCCAGGAGACGCTGGTGAGCGTGTTTATCCCCTCGACCCCCAACCCGGCGACGGGGTGGTACGCCATGGTACCGGAGCGGGACATTGTACCGTTGCCCATCTCGGTGGAGGACGCCTTCAAACTGCTGGTTTCGGGGGGCATCGTTAACCCCACCCTGGCGGGTTCTCCGGAATCCCTGTTGCCTTCGGAGCGGGTCTAA
- the sds gene encoding solanesyl diphosphate synthase, with amino-acid sequence MTLVTAPFAPIEADLQELSERLRQLVGGRHPILSAAAEYLFGAGGKRLRPALVLLVAKATAGEVTMQHRRLAEITEMIHTASLVHDDVVDGADMRRNVPTVHTSFGNRVAILAGDYLFAQSSWYLANLDNLTVVKLLSRVIMDFAEGEIRQSMTHFDPDLSFEEYIEKTFLKTASLMAASCKAAAVLSNCPESLCEQMYQYGRYLGLAFQVVDDIFDFTGSSAVLGKPAGADLQEGNLTAPVLFALQETPALRKLVERKFSEPGDLEQAVALVRMGSGIERSRQMAQEYAQRATTFLTDLPPSPARQSLWDLTEYVLSRLH; translated from the coding sequence ATGACCCTGGTAACTGCGCCGTTTGCCCCGATTGAAGCCGACCTACAGGAGTTGAGCGAGCGCTTGCGCCAGTTGGTGGGGGGACGCCATCCCATCCTGTCCGCAGCGGCGGAGTACCTGTTTGGGGCGGGAGGCAAACGCTTGCGCCCAGCCCTGGTGTTGTTGGTGGCCAAGGCGACGGCGGGAGAAGTGACGATGCAGCACCGGCGGTTGGCAGAAATCACTGAAATGATCCACACAGCCAGCCTGGTGCATGACGACGTGGTGGACGGGGCGGATATGCGCCGCAATGTCCCAACGGTGCATACCTCCTTCGGCAACCGGGTGGCCATCTTGGCGGGGGATTACCTTTTTGCCCAGTCCTCCTGGTACTTGGCCAACCTGGACAATCTCACGGTGGTCAAGCTCCTGTCGCGGGTGATTATGGACTTTGCGGAGGGGGAAATCCGCCAGAGCATGACCCATTTCGACCCAGACTTGTCCTTTGAGGAGTACATCGAGAAGACGTTTCTGAAGACAGCGTCTCTGATGGCGGCCAGTTGCAAGGCGGCAGCGGTGTTGAGCAATTGTCCCGAGTCCCTGTGCGAGCAGATGTACCAGTACGGGCGCTACCTGGGGCTGGCCTTTCAGGTGGTGGACGACATCTTTGATTTCACAGGCTCCAGCGCCGTGTTAGGCAAGCCAGCGGGCGCCGACCTGCAGGAGGGCAACCTCACCGCGCCGGTGCTGTTTGCGTTGCAGGAAACCCCAGCGTTGCGCAAGCTGGTGGAGCGCAAGTTCAGTGAGCCGGGGGATTTGGAGCAGGCGGTGGCCCTGGTGCGCATGGGCAGTGGCATTGAACGCTCCCGCCAAATGGCCCAGGAGTATGCCCAGCGGGCGACCACCTTTTTGACAGACCTACCCCCGTCGCCGGCGCGGCAATCCCTGTGGGACCTGACCGAGTATGTTTTGTCGCGGTTGCACTGA